In Legionella cardiaca, a genomic segment contains:
- a CDS encoding class I SAM-dependent methyltransferase, translating into MNEQSNERYDFEISEEGLSYDILDVSFNPTTQRFLMSNGIKPGMRVLDIGSGSGVMTHYLAQQVGKEGQVLSIDISAEQLNRAKRYCEQHNDNNVSFRVLSAYDLEQLNQAFDLIYCRFVLHHLHNPRLAINLFYNCLPKGGIYMAEEGIISAAFSYPPSKAWQYNRPTILPPEEEVDGITRDGEFGMKLIYWMKKAGFNIKDAGLIQPLLTTQKNKKMLLDGHYAYKKTALEQGQSENEWEEQAQELLRLAEDEFAIVGFYQSCQVWGIK; encoded by the coding sequence ATGAATGAACAATCTAATGAACGCTACGATTTTGAAATATCTGAAGAAGGATTATCTTATGATATCCTTGATGTATCGTTTAATCCTACCACCCAACGTTTCCTTATGAGTAATGGCATTAAACCTGGCATGCGCGTACTTGATATTGGCAGCGGCTCAGGGGTAATGACACATTATCTTGCCCAACAAGTGGGCAAAGAAGGACAGGTTTTATCGATTGATATTAGTGCTGAACAACTTAATCGTGCCAAGCGTTACTGTGAACAGCACAATGATAACAATGTAAGTTTTCGCGTCCTCTCTGCTTATGATCTTGAACAATTAAATCAGGCTTTTGATTTAATCTATTGCCGCTTTGTCTTGCATCATTTGCATAATCCAAGATTAGCAATCAATCTCTTTTATAATTGTCTTCCAAAAGGCGGGATTTATATGGCAGAGGAAGGAATTATTAGTGCCGCATTTTCTTATCCTCCTTCAAAAGCCTGGCAATATAATCGTCCCACAATTTTACCTCCAGAAGAAGAAGTAGATGGCATAACAAGAGATGGTGAATTTGGTATGAAGCTGATTTATTGGATGAAAAAAGCAGGTTTCAATATTAAAGATGCAGGATTGATACAACCTTTATTAACAACACAGAAAAATAAAAAAATGTTGCTTGATGGCCACTATGCTTATAAGAAAACTGCACTTGAACAGGGGCAAAGTGAAAATGAATGGGAAGAACAAGCTCAAGAATTGCTAAGGCTTGCAGAAGATGAGTTTGCAATTGTAGGGTTCTACCAATCCTGCCAAGTTTGGGGCATTAAATAA